Proteins from one Bactrocera neohumeralis isolate Rockhampton chromosome 3, APGP_CSIRO_Bneo_wtdbg2-racon-allhic-juicebox.fasta_v2, whole genome shotgun sequence genomic window:
- the LOC126752414 gene encoding uncharacterized protein LOC126752414 translates to MKAEWSKAFIVRPRDNLQSHVYIKQKKFVPSYENDPCPIPMNWLMGWEYARIWLRERDDYISARLRKSKAKRIKNDYTAWLLKRQVKPKKIS, encoded by the exons ATGAAAGCAGAATGGTCGAAGGCGTTTATAGTGCGTCCACGCGATAATTTGCAGTCACATGTTTACATAAAACAGAAGAAATTCGTACCATCTTACGAGAATGAT CCTTGTCCTATTCCGATGAACTGGCTCATGGGCTGGGAGTACGCACGTATTTGGTTGCGTGAGCGCGATGATTATATTAGTGCACGCCTGCGCAAATCCAAagcaaaaagaattaaaaacgaTTATACCGCTTGGCTTCTTAAACGACAAGTCAAACCTAAAAAAATCAGCTAG